The proteins below come from a single Streptomyces tubercidicus genomic window:
- a CDS encoding AAA family ATPase produces the protein MTGQSAAGAHDDPGTEPEDWWVFRGPSPLPAPPPWRHLPAGRGAAPRAPYLLERNEISVVNAALHLHRPLLVTGRPGAGKSSLARAVAGELGLGDVLRWSVNSRSTLQDALYRYDAVGRLREASLRREREASYGSVRRPRARRATAAGDIGQYLRLGPLGSALAAGRPRVLLVDELDKADIDLPNDLLVVLEEGEFEIPELARLPEHQQEVQVLLSGSRERVAVHRGVVRCTHFPIVIMTSNGERDFPPAFLRRCVRLDLPEPTGDRLRRIIEHNLGEEAVAAAEDLIEVFHQRAKTQTLATDQLLAAVHLRISGADLTKEELLAAVLHRLDESMSP, from the coding sequence GTGACCGGACAGAGCGCAGCAGGCGCACACGACGACCCGGGGACGGAGCCGGAGGACTGGTGGGTGTTCCGCGGCCCGTCACCGCTGCCCGCCCCGCCGCCCTGGCGGCATCTGCCCGCCGGCCGGGGGGCCGCGCCCCGTGCGCCCTACCTCCTGGAGCGCAACGAGATCTCCGTCGTCAACGCCGCCCTCCATCTGCACCGCCCGCTGCTGGTCACCGGCCGCCCCGGCGCAGGCAAGAGCTCACTGGCCCGCGCCGTCGCCGGGGAACTCGGGCTGGGCGACGTCCTGCGCTGGTCGGTCAACAGCCGCTCCACGCTCCAGGACGCCCTCTACCGCTATGACGCCGTGGGCCGCCTCCGGGAAGCCTCGCTGCGCCGGGAGCGCGAGGCCTCGTACGGCTCCGTGCGCCGCCCCCGGGCCCGGCGCGCCACCGCGGCCGGGGACATCGGCCAGTATCTGCGCCTCGGCCCGCTCGGCAGCGCACTGGCGGCCGGCCGGCCCCGCGTCCTGCTCGTCGACGAACTCGACAAGGCCGATATCGACCTGCCCAACGACCTGCTGGTCGTGCTGGAGGAGGGCGAGTTCGAGATCCCGGAGCTGGCCCGGCTGCCCGAGCACCAACAGGAGGTCCAGGTCCTGCTGAGCGGAAGCCGGGAGCGGGTCGCGGTCCACCGCGGGGTGGTCCGCTGCACCCACTTCCCGATCGTCATCATGACCAGCAACGGCGAACGGGACTTCCCGCCCGCCTTCCTGCGCCGCTGCGTACGCCTGGATCTGCCGGAGCCGACCGGCGACCGGCTGCGGAGGATCATCGAACACAACCTGGGGGAGGAGGCGGTCGCCGCGGCGGAGGACCTCATCGAGGTCTTCCACCAGCGCGCGAAGACCCAGACACTGGCCACCGACCAGCTGCTGGCCGCGGTCCATCTGCGCATCAGCGGCGCCGACCTCACCAAGGAAGAGCTGCTCGCCGCCGTGCTGCACCGTCTCGACGAGTCCATGTCGCCATGA
- a CDS encoding trypsin-like peptidase domain-containing protein yields MIAGAGPDTPLQQSFASVRQGEQALGAGVLVADRLVLTCAHVVNSALGRDRFAQDTPGPGDTVTLRLPHVAAGRDLTARVLREMWVPPRATAAGSAPVEPGRVPYHGDLAVLELTGAAPEGAEPAPFLQHSYANETIALWASGNPLPTVRAVPRVSAPPWIALDVLGGAQVTEGFSGGPLWDRERQAVVGLVAAVHRAPEGAAPGSRPTTMYAISVPAIEAELPTLPPSAVPTARRGVQQLLTALERVLKGREAVLACEERLAARLGRPSAGPAADLERLVGMAVNVRRGIPELLDLVREHEPPVADPYDPHARPGLYGAREDWERLRRAARTVRPGEYLTTRQRRDLSGLLAHCTRTDPRDLLARVLPHAPELPAVTGLADAMDALEGFSSTTGAPVPPLLQGVVRIGVEERAAGAYPAEDLDAWVERVAARSGVDEAAVSQFRADVTAAAAPVRTPVLARPGGGTPATAPRVQVELLPTPAGRRFTYQIWTFADRQPHRLALVRDAEAGSEQVVDDIRRVLRTEVREDPETALVEYFLPSAWLGLDVDSWESPDSDEDGPFAPGITRRVVVRTTERSRESYAGWKQRTAALPHAKRLVLDHRHTDRKVARAQLEVHRDAGTVIVCCAPDHHGTLLRQCVQAGVHTVLWHRAEHGAHIAQDLLALVDGTDHAEVPEVVRLERAKAMAEPESVTHHGRRLSLLYDAPDHRPPQLAPDAWVLTQP; encoded by the coding sequence GTGATCGCAGGCGCAGGCCCGGACACCCCGCTCCAGCAGTCCTTCGCCTCCGTACGCCAGGGCGAACAGGCCCTCGGCGCGGGGGTGCTGGTCGCCGACCGGCTCGTGCTGACCTGCGCCCATGTCGTCAACAGCGCACTGGGCAGGGACCGTTTCGCCCAGGACACCCCGGGCCCCGGCGACACCGTCACCCTCCGGCTGCCGCATGTCGCGGCCGGCCGTGACCTGACCGCACGGGTCTTACGGGAGATGTGGGTACCGCCGCGGGCCACGGCGGCCGGGAGCGCGCCCGTCGAGCCCGGACGGGTGCCGTACCACGGCGATCTCGCCGTCCTGGAGCTGACCGGCGCCGCACCCGAGGGTGCCGAGCCCGCCCCGTTCCTCCAGCACAGCTACGCCAACGAGACCATCGCCTTATGGGCCAGCGGCAATCCGCTGCCCACGGTGCGCGCCGTGCCCCGGGTCTCGGCGCCGCCCTGGATCGCGCTGGACGTGCTCGGCGGAGCCCAGGTCACCGAGGGCTTCAGCGGCGGGCCGCTCTGGGACCGCGAACGGCAGGCCGTGGTCGGCCTGGTCGCGGCCGTACACCGGGCCCCGGAAGGCGCCGCCCCCGGGAGCCGGCCGACGACGATGTACGCCATCAGCGTCCCGGCCATCGAGGCGGAACTCCCCACCCTTCCGCCCTCGGCCGTGCCCACCGCCCGGCGCGGCGTCCAGCAGCTGCTCACCGCGCTGGAGCGGGTACTGAAGGGCCGCGAGGCGGTACTGGCCTGTGAGGAGCGGCTCGCCGCCCGGCTCGGCAGGCCCTCGGCGGGCCCGGCGGCCGACCTGGAACGGCTGGTCGGGATGGCCGTGAACGTCCGCCGCGGCATCCCCGAACTCCTCGACCTGGTACGGGAGCACGAGCCCCCGGTCGCCGACCCCTATGACCCGCATGCCCGGCCCGGCCTCTACGGTGCGCGCGAGGACTGGGAGCGACTGCGCCGCGCCGCCCGTACGGTCCGCCCCGGCGAGTATCTGACCACCCGCCAACGCCGGGACCTCTCCGGCCTGTTGGCCCACTGCACCCGTACGGACCCCCGCGACCTCCTGGCTCGCGTCCTGCCGCACGCCCCGGAGCTGCCCGCCGTCACCGGCCTGGCCGACGCGATGGACGCCCTGGAGGGCTTCAGCTCCACCACTGGCGCGCCGGTGCCGCCGCTGCTCCAGGGAGTGGTGCGGATCGGTGTCGAGGAACGCGCGGCCGGGGCCTATCCGGCCGAGGACCTCGACGCATGGGTCGAGCGCGTCGCCGCCCGGTCGGGGGTCGACGAGGCGGCGGTCAGCCAGTTCCGCGCCGATGTCACGGCCGCCGCGGCGCCGGTCCGCACCCCGGTCCTCGCCCGGCCGGGCGGCGGCACCCCGGCCACCGCGCCCCGTGTCCAGGTGGAGCTGCTGCCCACCCCGGCCGGACGCCGCTTCACCTACCAGATCTGGACCTTCGCCGACCGCCAGCCGCACCGGCTCGCGCTGGTCCGCGACGCCGAGGCGGGCAGTGAGCAGGTGGTCGACGACATCCGCCGGGTGCTGCGCACCGAGGTCCGGGAGGATCCGGAGACCGCCCTGGTGGAGTACTTCCTGCCGTCCGCCTGGCTCGGTCTGGACGTGGACTCCTGGGAATCGCCCGACAGCGACGAGGACGGGCCGTTCGCGCCCGGGATCACCCGGCGGGTGGTGGTGCGCACCACGGAGCGCTCCCGGGAGAGCTACGCCGGCTGGAAACAGCGCACCGCCGCCCTGCCGCACGCCAAACGCCTGGTCCTCGACCACCGCCACACCGACCGCAAGGTCGCCCGCGCCCAACTGGAGGTGCACCGCGACGCCGGCACGGTCATCGTGTGCTGTGCACCGGACCACCACGGAACGCTGCTGCGGCAGTGCGTCCAGGCGGGCGTCCACACCGTGCTGTGGCACCGTGCCGAACACGGCGCGCACATCGCCCAGGACCTGCTGGCCCTGGTCGACGGCACCGACCACGCCGAGGTGCCCGAAGTGGTGCGCCTGGAGCGGGCCAAGGCGATGGCGGAGCCGGAGAGCGTCACCCACCACGGCCGCCGGCTGTCCCTGCTCTACGACGCGCCCGACCATCGTCCCCCACAACTCGCCCCGGACGCCTGGGTGCTGACCCAGCCCTGA
- a CDS encoding CU044_2847 family protein, with translation MGDVALRIDDATVVWLRAEGPAATGRPDAHEHSGVHPPSGDGPRQQSGAEGELELPEEFGSAQPVSVDSRMSRALTRGGEALEEALRPLGGVLGQIHRSIAGGSHRPDEVTVEFGVTLGSDLSLGVFSGKGDASFKVSATWNLGSGAGEPGGTAP, from the coding sequence ATGGGGGACGTGGCTCTCAGAATTGATGATGCGACCGTCGTGTGGCTGCGGGCCGAGGGGCCGGCCGCCACCGGCCGTCCGGACGCGCACGAACACTCCGGCGTACACCCGCCGTCCGGCGACGGCCCTCGGCAGCAGTCCGGTGCCGAGGGCGAGTTGGAGCTGCCCGAGGAGTTCGGCTCCGCCCAGCCGGTCAGTGTGGACAGCCGGATGAGCCGGGCGCTGACCCGTGGCGGGGAGGCCCTCGAAGAGGCCCTGCGGCCGCTCGGCGGCGTCCTCGGCCAGATCCATCGCTCGATCGCCGGCGGCAGCCACCGTCCCGACGAGGTCACCGTGGAGTTCGGCGTCACCCTCGGCTCCGATCTGAGCCTGGGGGTGTTCTCCGGCAAGGGGGACGCGAGCTTCAAGGTCTCGGCCACCTGGAACCTCGGCAGCGGTGCGGGGGAACCCGGCGGGACGGCCCCGTGA